CGCTTCGTCGTAAGGAGCCATGACCATGGATGATATCATCGCCCGCTTGTCCGAACTCGAGGACCGGCTGCGTCGCGTCCTCAACCGTCTTTGACCTAGCCGCACGCACGACTGAGGCGGACGCGCTCGAACTGGCGACGCTTCTTCCCGACTTCTGGTCCGATCCCGAGACCGCCCGCCGCACGATGCGGCGGCTGACCGAGCTGCGGTCCGATGTCGATCGCTGGACATCGGTCGAAGTCCGGATCAAGGACGCGCGCGAGTTGGCCGAGCTCGCCGCCCTCGAGTCGGACGCCGGCCAAGCGACGATGGCCGCGGCGCTCGAGGAAGAGGTTGCGGCGATCGCCACGACGCTGGCCGACATGGATCGCTCGCTGCTGTTCGCCGGCGAGTTCGACGACCACGATGCGATCCTCAGCATACATGCCGGCGCCGGCGGCACGGACAGTCAGGACTGGGCGGACATGCTGCTGCGGATGTACGAGCGCTGGTCGGATCGCCACCGCTTCCAGTGCGAGATCCTCGACCGGTCGCCCGGTGAGGAGGCCGGCATCAAGAGCGCGACGATCTCGATCCAGGGACGGAGCGCTTACGGCTTGCTCAAGAGCGAGCGGGGCACGCACCGCCTGGTGCGGATCTCGCCGTTCGACTCGGCAGCGCGTCGCCAGACCGGGTTTGCGCTCGTCGAGGTCTCGCCGCTCATCGCCGACGATGTGGCGGTCGATCTGCGCGAGGAAGACGTGCGCGTGGACATCTACCGCGCGAGCGGCGCCGGCGGACAGCACGTGAACAAGACGTCGAGCGCGGTGCGGATGACCCACTTGCCCACCGGCATCGTCGTCACGTGCCAGAACGAGCGGTCGCAGGCGCAAAACCGCGAAACGGCGACGAAGATCCTGCGGGCGAGGCTGCTCGAGGTCGAGATCGAGAAGCGCGAGGCGGAGCAGGCACGATTGAAGGGCCAGCACGTGTCCGCCGAGTGGGGGAACCAGATCCGGTCGTATGTCCTGCACCCGTATCAGATGGTGAAGGACCATCGCACCGATGTCGAGACCGGCCGAACGCAGGCCGTGCTCGACGGGGACATCGATCTGTTCATCGACGCTTGGCTGCGGCACCAGCTGGGCGAACCGATCGAGCCACCCACGGGCGGCGGGACCGCGGCCTGATGCTGACGCCATCCGCCCGGCGGTTGGCACTGCCGGTCCTTCGGACGCTGGCGCGGGCCCTTGCCCGCCTCGGGGTCGGCCCGAACGCGCTGACCGTTCTCGGCGCAGTGCTCCACGCGCCGGTCGTTTGGTGCCTCGCCGCCTTCGACACCACCTGGCCGGCCGGCGTCGCCCTCGCGTTGGCCGGCGCATTCGACGCGCTCGACGGCGCCGTCGCGCGCGAAACCGACAGCGTTTCGCCTTTCGGCGCCTTCCTGGACAGCGTCGTCGACCGCGTCTCCGAGTCGCTCGTGTGCTTCGGCCTCGTGCTGCACGCCCAGCGAACCGGTGACGCGGGCCTCGTACGCTGGGCGCTCGCCTTTTTCGCCGGTTCGATCCTCGTGAGCTACACCCGGGCACGCGCGGCCGGCATCGGGGTCCGCACCCAGGCCGGCTGGTTTGGAAGGCTGGAGCGAACGCTTGCGGTCGGTGTTGGGCTGCTCACGGGCTTCCTGACGCCCGTCGTCGTCATCGCCACCGTCGGCGCCTGGGCGACCGCATTGCGACGCGTCGTCGACGTCTGGCACCAAGCCCGGGACGCCGACGGTGCCGTTGAACGCGCTGCAAACGGCAACTCGTTCATCGAGGATCGCGAGCGCGACCCGGCCGAGGGCAAGTCGGACATCGCCCGCGAGCGGGCCGCCGAGGTTCAGGCGTGATGCGCCGCGTTGCGGCCATCGGACTCGGGCTGGCCGTCGCGCTTGGCGTCGTCGTGGGGACCGGCGCGACGACGCGTCTGTGGCGCGCGGCCTACCCGCACCTGCCGCCCCGGCTGCAGGCGGTGCCGTACCGCCTGCGCGCCCTCGTGCGTTCGGAGGCAACGCCGGTGGCGCTGCCAACGCCGGACACGCTCGGGGCGG
Above is a window of Candidatus Avedoeria danica DNA encoding:
- a CDS encoding CDP-alcohol phosphatidyltransferase family protein; the encoded protein is MLTPSARRLALPVLRTLARALARLGVGPNALTVLGAVLHAPVVWCLAAFDTTWPAGVALALAGAFDALDGAVARETDSVSPFGAFLDSVVDRVSESLVCFGLVLHAQRTGDAGLVRWALAFFAGSILVSYTRARAAGIGVRTQAGWFGRLERTLAVGVGLLTGFLTPVVVIATVGAWATALRRVVDVWHQARDADGAVERAANGNSFIEDRERDPAEGKSDIARERAAEVQA
- the prfB gene encoding peptide chain release factor 2 (programmed frameshift), encoding MDDIIARLSELEDRLRRVLNRLDLAARTTEADALELATLLPDFWSDPETARRTMRRLTELRSDVDRWTSVEVRIKDARELAELAALESDAGQATMAAALEEEVAAIATTLADMDRSLLFAGEFDDHDAILSIHAGAGGTDSQDWADMLLRMYERWSDRHRFQCEILDRSPGEEAGIKSATISIQGRSAYGLLKSERGTHRLVRISPFDSAARRQTGFALVEVSPLIADDVAVDLREEDVRVDIYRASGAGGQHVNKTSSAVRMTHLPTGIVVTCQNERSQAQNRETATKILRARLLEVEIEKREAEQARLKGQHVSAEWGNQIRSYVLHPYQMVKDHRTDVETGRTQAVLDGDIDLFIDAWLRHQLGEPIEPPTGGGTAA